TGCGTACGGCGCACGCGTTCTTGCAGTCGCAACGCGACGAGCCGGTGATCGAACCACCCGGGGCCGAACGCCTGGCCATCGTCGAAGCACTCGCGACCCTGCCACACCGGGTGCGCCGCGCGATGGCCCTGCGGTATCTCGTGGACCTTCCCATCGCCGAGATCGCCGCGCGGGAAGGCGTACCGGAAGCGACGGTCCGCTCCTGGCTGCACCGGGGGCGCATCGCGCTCGCCGCCCGACTCAAAGCGGAGGTAAACCATGCCTGAGACTTTCCGCGACGAAGACCTGACCGACGACGAGATCCACGCGGCGTTCGGTGAACTGCGCCAGTCGATTCTGGCCGACCTACGGCCCCGCGGCGCCGCGACTGCCCGACGCGCGCTACGCCGACGCCGCCAGGTTGCCATGGTCGTCACGGCGGCCTCGCTCGTCGGCCTCACGGTCGGTGCCGCCGCCATCGTCGGCGCGAAGGCCCCGGTGCCCGCGATCCAGCAAAGCGGCGAGGCGACGCCGCAGCCCACCGACTCCCCGTTGAGGAAGGACATGCCCAACAACGCCTGGGTGGTCGGCGCGGCCGCGTCGGCGGACATGCCGTTCAAAATGGCGACGGCCGTCGAGCGCGCGGGCACCTATCGGTTCGGGGTCACCTGCCGGGGAACCGGCACCGGAGAACTGCGGCTCGACGTATCGCCGGGCACCTACACCAAGCCCGACGGGACAGACGCGGCCGGCAAGGTCGCCTGCGGAGTCCCGCCAATCACCTCAACCGTCGACCTCAAGGTCCCGGCCGGCAAGCAGACGGTGAACGTCTACGTCGCGTGGGACGCCGGCACCGTCATGCGAAACGACGTCAACGGCGACGCCTGGCTGATCACCAACGACATCATCGACGAATAGGCGCTAGCGCAATCAGTCTCTGCCGGCGAGCGCGTAGTAGGAATGGACGGCGGGCTGGCCGGTGTAGTTGGGCCCGGCCCGGTCGTCGGCGCCGCGGTAGTCGTAGGGCAGCCGTTCGTGGGTCGGTCCGGTCTTGGTGATCCGTTTTCGCCGCCCGTCGTAGGCGAAGCCTGCCTTCTTCAGGTGCGTGGTCAGGCCGCGGCCGAGCGGTTCGCCGTCGTTGCGGCGGATGCTGTTCGTGTCGAGGTCGGCGATCAGGTGGCCGTCGTCGGTCAGCCAGCTCGCGGCTCTTTGCAGGAGGCCGAGCTTGTCGCCGACGTAGTGCAGCCCGTGCACCACGGTAATCAGGTCGAAGCGGCGGTATGGATCCCAGGTCGTGGCCGGCGCGCAGATCAGGGTGACTGCGGTGGTCGCCGGATCGAAGTAGTCGACCAGGTCGACGCCGATCAGCTCGACACGGTCTTCGAGGCCGCGGGCCTCGACCTGGGCGCCGGCTTGCAACAGCGCCCGCCCGCGCCCGCAGCACAGATCGAGCCAGGCCACCGATTCCTGTGCGGGCAGCCGTTGCAGGAGGCGGTCGAGGGGGTCGAAGCCAAGCTCGCGGGCGTAGCTGTTGGGCCCGGCCAGCTGCCGCTCCCGGTTCATCGCGGAGTTGGCCACGACCGCCGAGGCGGCCAGCGTCGTGTCGTCCAGCAACCGATCCACCCGGCGAGCCTGCCAGAAAACCAGGACCGGCCGGCGCCCTTGAACCGGTAGGCTTCACCCCGATGTCCATGCCCGTGATGCCCCTCGAACGCCCGTCCGGCGTTTCGCTTGTGCGGCTCCGGGCGGGCTCCGTAACGCGACGACGATTTTGGGCAGCTCGCTGAGCCAGCGCTGTCAGCATTTCGCGTACCCCCAGAAAGTAGTTAGTCGTGGCCAACCTGGAAAAGCTTCTCGTTGAGCGGTTCGCGGTCGCCTTCGCGGCGGTTGCCGGTGAGCGGGTGGACCCGGTCGTGCGACGGTCGCAGCACGCCGACTTCCAGGCCGACGGTGCGTTGCCGCTCGCCCGAAAGCTGGGCCGCTCCCCTCGGGAGATCGCGACCGATGTGCTCGCCCGCGTCGACCTGGCCGGCCTGGCCGAGTCGGCGACCATCTCCGGGCCCGGCTTCATCAACGTCACGATCGAGGCGACCGCGCTCGCGGGCTTCCTGACGGAGATGCAGGCCGACGACCGGCTCGGTGTGCCCGTGGCGGCAGCGCCGGAGACGGTGGTCGTCGACTATTCGGCGCCCAACGTCGCGAAGGAAATGCACGTCGGGCACCTGCGCTCGACGGTGATCGGCGACGCCGTCACCCGCTTGCTGACCTGGCTGGGTCACGACGTGCACCGGGCGAACCACATCGGAGACTGGGGTACGCCGTTCGGCATGCTCATCGAGCACCTCCTCGATCTCGGCGAGACCACGGCCGCCCACGAGCTGTCGGTCGGGGATCTCAACGGTTTCTACCGGGCGGCCCGGGTCAAGTTCGACGCCGATCCCGGCTTCGCCGACCGGTCGCGGGCCCGGGTCGGGGCGTTGCAGTCCGGTGACCCGACGACGCTGCGGTTGTGGAAGCTGCTGGTGGGTGAGAGCGAGAAATACTTCCTGGCCGTCTACGACAGCCTCGACGTCATGTTGACCGGTGCCGACTTCTTCGGGGAGAGCTTCTACAACCCGATGCTGGCCCCGGTTGTCGACGAACTCGATCGGCTGGGATTGCTCCACGAGAGCGACGGAGCGAAGGTCGTCTTCCCCGCCGGGTTCACCGGTCGCGACGGCGAGCCGATGGCGCTGATCGTGCGCAAGCGTGACGGCGGCTACGGCTACGGGGCGACGGATCTTGCCACGATCCGCTACCGCACCCAGGACCTCAAAGCGACCCGGCTGCTCTACGTGGTCGGCGCACCGCAGCACCAACACCTGGAAATGGTCTACCAGACGGCGCGGGAGGCCGGCTGGCTCACCCCGCCGGCCCGGGCGACCCACGTCGGCTTCGGCCAGGTGCTGGGTGCCGACGGCAAGAAGTTCGCGTCTAGGGCCGGCGACACGGTCAAACTCGCCGACCTCCTCGACGAGGCGATCAGCCGGGCCGCGGCGATCATCACGGAGAAGAACCCCAACCTCGACGAGCCGACCCGGGCGGCGGTCGCAAGGGCGGTGGGCACCGGCGCGATCAAGTACGCGGACCTGTCCAGCGACTGGATCAAGGACTACGTCTTCGCGTGGGACCGGATGCTGGCCACCACTGGGGACACCGCCGCCTACCTGCAATACACGTACGCCCGCATCCAGTCGATCTTCCGCAAGGGCGGGATGACGCCCGAAAGCGGCGGCGGGGCCATCCGGGTGGTGGAGCCGGCCGAGCACGCGCTCGCGTTGGAGCTCCTCGCCTTCCCAGCGGTCATCGACGAGGTGGCCGAGACGCTGCTGTTCCACACGCTGACCGGCTACCTGCAGGGCCTCGCGGGTGCGTTCACGACCTTCTACGACCAGTGCCCGGTGCTGAAGGCGGCCGACGACGAAACCCGCGCGAGCCGACTCGCACTCTGCGCCCTGACCGGCCGGGTGATCGAGCAAGGACTGGCGCTGCTGGGCATCACGACACCGGCCCGCATGTAGACGCCACTAAAGTGGACCGATGGCGTTGATCGATCTCGACAGCCCGCCGCCAACGCCGGCCGGCTCGGCCGCAGTCGCCCTGATGCGGAAGCTGGCGGTGCTGGTCGCGGTCGGTCTCGTGCTGGCCGTGCCGGGCGAGCCCTACCGGGCGACGCCGGTGCCCGTCACCCCCGTGCCGGTGTGCGAGGCGGTGGAGACCGACGTGCCGATCGATCAGCTCGTGCAGGTCGACGTCTCGACCGGCGCCTTCATCATCATGTGTCAGAACTGAGCGTTGCTCTCCACCAGGCGGGCGAGGTTGGCCAGGGCCATCCGGGTGCCGGTTTCGTTGTCTTCTGCCGGCACGTCGTCGGGCAGTCCCTCGTGGACGATCAGGACGTCGGTGCCGCCCTCGGCGTCGGTCAGGGTGGTGGTCATCGTCATCTCGCCGTGCAGGGCCGCCGTGTCGGTCTCGAACTCGAACACCTCGACCACCTGCTCGTCGGGCACCAGCCGGGCGAAATGGCCGTGATAGGTGTCGGTGTGCGACCCGGACTTGCCCGCGCTGCCCGGGTCGTCGTAGGTCAGCGACACCCGGAACGTGCCGCCCTCGCGCGCCTCGAAGCTGTGCACCTCGCTGGTCATCCCGGCCGGCACCCGCCACCGCGCGATCGCGTCGGGGTCGAGCAGCGCCGCGTAGACGGCCGACCGCGGTGCGTTGATGTGTTG
This genomic interval from Asanoa ferruginea contains the following:
- a CDS encoding RNA polymerase sigma factor, with translation MHDFDDFYAAHYAEIVVQVFAAYGDRQDAEDVAQEAFVRALARWQRLDSYDDPAAWVRRVAFNLAASRWRRLRTAHAFLQSQRDEPVIEPPGAERLAIVEALATLPHRVRRAMALRYLVDLPIAEIAAREGVPEATVRSWLHRGRIALAARLKAEVNHA
- a CDS encoding class I SAM-dependent methyltransferase; the encoded protein is MDRLLDDTTLAASAVVANSAMNRERQLAGPNSYARELGFDPLDRLLQRLPAQESVAWLDLCCGRGRALLQAGAQVEARGLEDRVELIGVDLVDYFDPATTAVTLICAPATTWDPYRRFDLITVVHGLHYVGDKLGLLQRAASWLTDDGHLIADLDTNSIRRNDGEPLGRGLTTHLKKAGFAYDGRRKRITKTGPTHERLPYDYRGADDRAGPNYTGQPAVHSYYALAGRD
- the argS gene encoding arginine--tRNA ligase; protein product: MANLEKLLVERFAVAFAAVAGERVDPVVRRSQHADFQADGALPLARKLGRSPREIATDVLARVDLAGLAESATISGPGFINVTIEATALAGFLTEMQADDRLGVPVAAAPETVVVDYSAPNVAKEMHVGHLRSTVIGDAVTRLLTWLGHDVHRANHIGDWGTPFGMLIEHLLDLGETTAAHELSVGDLNGFYRAARVKFDADPGFADRSRARVGALQSGDPTTLRLWKLLVGESEKYFLAVYDSLDVMLTGADFFGESFYNPMLAPVVDELDRLGLLHESDGAKVVFPAGFTGRDGEPMALIVRKRDGGYGYGATDLATIRYRTQDLKATRLLYVVGAPQHQHLEMVYQTAREAGWLTPPARATHVGFGQVLGADGKKFASRAGDTVKLADLLDEAISRAAAIITEKNPNLDEPTRAAVARAVGTGAIKYADLSSDWIKDYVFAWDRMLATTGDTAAYLQYTYARIQSIFRKGGMTPESGGGAIRVVEPAEHALALELLAFPAVIDEVAETLLFHTLTGYLQGLAGAFTTFYDQCPVLKAADDETRASRLALCALTGRVIEQGLALLGITTPARM
- a CDS encoding SRPBCC family protein is translated as MYSTRVLQHINAPRSAVYAALLDPDAIARWRVPAGMTSEVHSFEAREGGTFRVSLTYDDPGSAGKSGSHTDTYHGHFARLVPDEQVVEVFEFETDTAALHGEMTMTTTLTDAEGGTDVLIVHEGLPDDVPAEDNETGTRMALANLARLVESNAQF